GCCCCTAGATATACGAACATAGTTGGGATTGCCCAAAGTAATTTTGTTCTGAAAGGTTTATGCTCTGTATGAAAGTAAGCGAATGTAGCGAATATCCCTAAAACGAATTCGGGAAATAGAACATAGATCGCGGTGTGTCCGATCATAGAAACATTTTGTGCATACCAAACCGGGATCAACCTCATAAATTCTTCGGATAAGAAGAAGATCAAAAACGCGCCAAATCCAGCTAACAGATATTTGCTGATTGGATTCGATTCCGGATATCTTTTCTCGAATCGGGTAGCTACGTACACTATAATAAAAAGTGGAATAGTCCAAAGTCCCGCCATGTATGCGGAAACAGTTCCTATCTTATAAAACCCGTCCGGAGGAAAGACCAAAACCCCAAGCACCTTGGATAAGAACCAATCCGGGATCACTTGCAGAATGCTTACAGGTAAAACAAAAAGAAAAATATCCATCCA
The window above is part of the Leptospira licerasiae serovar Varillal str. VAR 010 genome. Proteins encoded here:
- a CDS encoding DUF6989 domain-containing protein; translated protein: TTEKHSIFFHISFTILCIIVLLLPIPATSGWRMFFLVIVYNISLPIVAQVWEHDRWMDIFLFVLPVSILQVIPDWFLSKVLGVLVFPPDGFYKIGTVSAYMAGLWTIPLFIIVYVATRFEKRYPESNPISKYLLAGFGAFLIFFLSEEFMRLIPVWYAQNVSMIGHTAIYVLFPEFVLGIFATFAYFHTEHKPFRTKLLWAIPTMFVYLGALSFSYLFVEGVWKV